The nucleotide window AGGACCTCCTGCACGGCACCAGGATCCTCGGCCACCCGCTGCATCCGGCGGTGACCGACCTGCCGATGGGCGCCTGGACCGCCGGCGTGGTCGCCGACTATGCGGCGCACCTCACCCCGAGGATCGGAACCGAGGCGGGCGATATCGCCCTCGCGGTCGGGCTCGGTGGCGCCGTGCTCTCAGCTCTGACCGGGTATACCGACTTCCATGAGACGTTCGGCCAGGAGCGACGCATCGCGCTGCTTCACGGGGGGCTCATGACCGTTGTCCTCGGCATCGAGGGTTTCTCCCTCGGGATGCGCTGGTGGGCAGGCGAGGGCGCCCACCCGACGGCGGTGGTTCTGTCCACTGCCGGCCTCGGTCTGGCGGTGGCCGCGTCGTGGCTGGGCGGCCACCTCGTCTTCGGCATCGGGACCACGGTGAACCGCTCCGCCTTCCTCGAGGGCCCCGAGGACTTCGTGGCTGTGGGCACTCCCGGCGACTTCGCCGAGGGCCAGATGCGCGCCGTCGATGCGAGCGGCATGCAGGTACTCGTGGTGCGTCTCCAGGGACGGCTCCATGCCATCTCCGACGTCTGCTCGCACGCCGGCGGACCGCTCCATGAAGGATCCCTCCAGGGCGACACCGTCATCTGCCCCTGGCACGCTTCTCGCTTCTGCGTCAGGGACGGTCGCGTCGAGGGTGGGCCGGCAACCTTCAGCCAGCCGTCGTTGGTGGTTCGTGAAAACAGAACCGCGGTCGAGGTGAAGTTGGAGGCGCCTCTTCATTGAGCGCCAACGGCCACCTCTCCCTACCCCTCCGACCGTCGCGTGCCTCCGGCGGTTGTGGCAGTGTCTCCAGCCGCGAGGGAGCCATGTCTCTCGCGGATGCCGACACACCGGCACTGATCGAGGGGGTGCTCAGTCGGTTGGGCGAGGATCCCACCCGCGAAGGGCTGCTCCGAACTCCTGAGCGTGTGGCCAGGAGCCTCGAGTTCCTGACCAGCGGCTACCACGAGGACGTCCACCGAGTGCTCAACGGCGCGATCTTCGCCGAGCAGTACTCCGAGATGGTCGTGGTGAAGGACATCGAGCTGTACAGCCTCTGCGAGCACCACATGCTCCCCTTCTACGGCAGGGCTCACGTCGCCTATGTGCCGGATGGGCGGGTGGTCGGGCTGAGCAAGCTGCCACGGCTCGTCAACGTCTTCGCCCGGCGCCTGCAGGTGCAGGAGCGGCTTACCGTGGAGATCGCCGAGGCCCTCGACGAGGCTCTCGCGCCTCGGGGCGTGGGCGTGGTCATCGAGGCCGCGCACCTCTGCATGATGATGCGCGGGGTGCAGAAGCAGAACAGCCACTCCGTCACGTCCAGCATGCGTGGCGTGTTTCTCACCGATCCGAGGAGCCGCGGCGAGTTCCTCGAGCTCACCGGTCGGGGACGTGGAAGGTGAGAAGCTCGTGACCGATTCGAGCGACGATGAGTCGACAGCCCACGTACGACAGGGAGACGCGTGATGTGTGACAGCTGCGGTTGCTCGTCGACCGCCCAGCCCGAGCCGGAGCCCGACGAGGACACCGAGACGAGCAGGTAGGCGTGACGGTGAGGCGCCCAGGTGACGCCTCACCGTCAGCGGCGGACCCATCCACCGCGCCGGAGATCGAGCGCGCCCGGATCGGCACCGGTGGCGGTCCCGGGACGGGGCGGTAGACTGGTCGGGATTCAGGAGAGGAGAGCGGACCGGTCGCGGCGGGCCCAGCC belongs to Candidatus Dormiibacterota bacterium and includes:
- the folE gene encoding GTP cyclohydrolase I FolE, yielding MSLADADTPALIEGVLSRLGEDPTREGLLRTPERVARSLEFLTSGYHEDVHRVLNGAIFAEQYSEMVVVKDIELYSLCEHHMLPFYGRAHVAYVPDGRVVGLSKLPRLVNVFARRLQVQERLTVEIAEALDEALAPRGVGVVIEAAHLCMMMRGVQKQNSHSVTSSMRGVFLTDPRSRGEFLELTGRGRGR
- a CDS encoding Rieske 2Fe-2S domain-containing protein, coding for MAESLLDRVIRRQAWMDGLAGAIQGGVGAVYGVLGKPGRWLKDLLHGTRILGHPLHPAVTDLPMGAWTAGVVADYAAHLTPRIGTEAGDIALAVGLGGAVLSALTGYTDFHETFGQERRIALLHGGLMTVVLGIEGFSLGMRWWAGEGAHPTAVVLSTAGLGLAVAASWLGGHLVFGIGTTVNRSAFLEGPEDFVAVGTPGDFAEGQMRAVDASGMQVLVVRLQGRLHAISDVCSHAGGPLHEGSLQGDTVICPWHASRFCVRDGRVEGGPATFSQPSLVVRENRTAVEVKLEAPLH